The Culex pipiens pallens isolate TS chromosome 2, TS_CPP_V2, whole genome shotgun sequence DNA window CTACTGGGAGTGGACATCGATGAGGAGTTGGTTCGGGATGCTAGGAAAGAATTTGAAGGAATTGAGTTTGTCCAGGCTGACATCAGTGCGATTGCAGCTGGGAGGGTGGAGAATGATCCAATTGGGGACTATTTGAGTAGTAATCAAATTGATcgttttgatatgattttttgcttttcggTGCTGATGTATCCTCACTTGAACCATGGTGATGAAGGGTTGCGCTTATTACTAGATTATATTTGTTCCAAAAGCAAGGTGTTGGTTCTAGAACTACAAAGTTGGGAAAAATATCGCGACAACGTTAGAAGGTTAAAAAGAGATTGTGGGGAGCAGTTTCCACTCTATGAAAAGCTTGAATGGAGGGGGAATCAAGGGAAActggaacaaaatatttataagtatGTGGAAAAGCAAGGATTTGAACGCAAATCTGAGGAACTCAATAAGAATGAGTACAAGCGAAATATTGTGATTTATTCAAGTTGATAGAGAATAaacttattatatttattatggaATAGAATTTTCCAAAGAGCTTTTTCCATATTCGAAAATACCCTCTCTAAAAAGCCCATGTAAAAGGGGCGTGCTATTGCACCATCATCagcaacaacatttttttaaacaatgaaaaattaaCATGGATGTCTTTCTGGAGGATTGCTTTCTTCtctggaaattttcataaatcacgtaacactgaaaaaaataaatttttgtacCTTTTTTGAACAGctgattttataacaaaatttcacttgatcACTTCCCCCTAACCTTACCTCGTAGTCTGTGAACGCCCCCCTTCTAAAGCAACCCAGTTTTGAGCGAAATTTGCAT harbors:
- the LOC120417308 gene encoding probable RNA methyltransferase CG11342; the protein is MCEHQSNRRKRDEVQHGSYHQYYEFRPQDSRPDHLKKCLLGCRSQLNIPPTGTIHLLDVGCNRGLLSNSVLAVVREIFGDRPVSLLGVDIDEELVRDARKEFEGIEFVQADISAIAAGRVENDPIGDYLSSNQIDRFDMIFCFSVLMYPHLNHGDEGLRLLLDYICSKSKVLVLELQSWEKYRDNVRRLKRDCGEQFPLYEKLEWRGNQGKLEQNIYKYVEKQGFERKSEELNKNEYKRNIVIYSS